The following proteins come from a genomic window of Yinghuangia sp. ASG 101:
- a CDS encoding ABC transporter ATP-binding protein, with amino-acid sequence MTTATAATRDAEPRGTGIAARAAQLTKAYGEGETRVVALNAVDVEIARGQFTAIMGPSGSGKSTLMHCLAGLDTVSSGQSWIGDTEITGLKDKELTKLRRDNIGFIFQAFNLLPTLTALENITLPMDIAGRKPDPEWLQTVIETVGLRDRLNHRPAELSGGQQQRVACARALASRPQIIFGDEPTGNLDSRAGAEVLAFLQRSVREMGQTIVMVTHDPVAASYADRVLFLADGRIVDEMHKPTSDAVLERMKRFDAARTS; translated from the coding sequence GTGACCACGGCCACCGCAGCCACCAGGGACGCGGAACCCCGGGGAACCGGCATCGCCGCCCGCGCCGCCCAGCTCACCAAGGCGTACGGCGAAGGCGAGACCCGCGTCGTCGCGCTGAACGCCGTCGACGTCGAGATCGCCCGCGGCCAGTTCACCGCGATCATGGGCCCATCCGGATCCGGCAAGTCGACGCTCATGCACTGCCTCGCCGGTCTCGACACCGTGTCCTCCGGGCAGAGCTGGATCGGTGACACCGAGATCACCGGGCTCAAGGACAAAGAGCTGACCAAGCTGCGCCGCGACAACATCGGCTTCATCTTCCAGGCGTTCAACCTGCTGCCGACCCTGACGGCCCTGGAGAACATCACGCTCCCCATGGACATCGCCGGCCGCAAGCCCGACCCGGAGTGGCTGCAGACCGTGATCGAGACCGTCGGCCTGCGCGACCGCCTGAACCACCGGCCGGCCGAGCTGTCCGGCGGCCAGCAGCAGCGCGTCGCGTGTGCCCGCGCGCTCGCGAGCCGCCCGCAGATCATTTTCGGCGACGAGCCGACCGGCAACCTGGACTCGCGCGCCGGTGCCGAGGTGCTGGCGTTCCTCCAGCGCAGTGTGCGCGAGATGGGCCAGACGATCGTGATGGTCACCCACGACCCCGTGGCCGCGTCGTACGCCGACCGCGTGCTGTTCCTGGCCGACGGCCGCATCGTCGACGAGATGCACAAGCCCACCTCCGACGCGGTCCTGGAGCGCATGAAGCGCTTCGACGCCGCCCGTACCAGCTGA
- a CDS encoding ABC transporter ATP-binding protein, producing MLRQDGVAARAERLTKEYGEGETRVTALDAVDIDIARGRLTAIMGPSGSGKSTLMHCLAGLDTVTGGRVWIAGKEITGLRDKELTKLRRDRIGFIFQAFNLLPTLTALENITLPTDIAGHRPDAEWVGRVVDTLGLRDRLRHRPAELSGGQQQRVACARALAARPDIIFADEPTGNLDSHAGAEVLGFLRESVDGLGQTVVMVTHDPVAASYAHRVVFLVDGRVVAGMDGPTPERVLEQMKRLDTPRG from the coding sequence GTGCTCCGGCAGGACGGGGTCGCGGCCCGTGCCGAGCGGCTGACCAAGGAGTACGGCGAGGGCGAGACCCGGGTGACCGCGCTCGACGCCGTCGACATCGACATCGCGCGCGGGCGGCTGACCGCGATCATGGGCCCGTCCGGTTCGGGCAAGTCGACCCTCATGCACTGCCTCGCCGGGCTCGACACCGTCACCGGCGGTCGGGTGTGGATCGCCGGGAAGGAGATCACCGGGCTCCGGGACAAGGAGCTGACGAAGCTGAGGCGGGACCGCATCGGCTTCATCTTCCAGGCCTTCAACCTGCTGCCGACGCTGACGGCGCTGGAGAACATCACACTCCCGACCGACATCGCGGGCCATCGCCCGGACGCGGAGTGGGTCGGGCGCGTGGTGGACACGCTGGGCCTGCGGGACCGGCTGCGGCACCGGCCGGCCGAGCTGTCGGGCGGCCAGCAGCAGCGCGTCGCGTGCGCGCGGGCGCTCGCCGCGCGGCCGGACATCATCTTCGCGGACGAGCCGACCGGGAACCTCGACTCGCACGCGGGCGCGGAGGTGCTGGGGTTCCTGCGGGAGAGCGTCGACGGCCTGGGCCAGACGGTCGTGATGGTGACCCACGACCCGGTCGCCGCGTCGTACGCCCACCGGGTGGTGTTCCTGGTCGACGGCCGGGTGGTCGCGGGGATGGACGGGCCCACGCCGGAACGGGTCCTCGAACAGATGAAGCGCCTCGACACGCCGCGCGGGTGA
- a CDS encoding MFS transporter gives MSAPGSTGPASVNPRLVLLLVCTAQFVLLIDDTIVNVALPTIGDDLDFSANSLSWVTNAYFLTFGGFLLIGGGLADLLGRRRLFAGSLAAFVLASAACGLAPNAGTLIAARAAQGIAGALLSPAALAILLATFRERGERARALGVWAALTGLGAATGLLLGGALVEWTDWRWIFLINLPVGAVALIALPRIIASDDRDAPARVPDFVGAALGTLAVLLLVYTVVETDTHPWTSGRTLLGLAGAGVLALGFAARQRTAAEPLIPRNLLRVRQMVLAQVMVLVAAGGLFAMFFFLTLYMQNIQAWSPIRTGLSYLPFSVGMGIASAITAKLLTTRGPAVPLVLGPAIAAAGMWTLSRMDAATSFTAHLMPALVVTGLGLGMAFVAVIHVATGGAGESDGGVASAMVTTCQQIGAAIGIAVLVTLATNLRDDRLASGADFMTASVDSFSRAFEIQAALMGCAALLGALVAWTAHRAGPAPESPTDAPAPSDGKLPVG, from the coding sequence ATGTCGGCCCCCGGCTCCACCGGTCCCGCCTCCGTCAATCCGCGCCTCGTCCTGCTGCTCGTCTGCACCGCGCAGTTCGTGCTGCTGATCGACGACACGATCGTCAACGTCGCGCTGCCGACGATCGGCGACGACCTCGATTTCTCCGCGAACTCCCTGTCCTGGGTGACCAATGCGTACTTCCTGACCTTCGGCGGGTTCCTGCTCATCGGCGGCGGCCTGGCCGATCTGCTGGGCCGGCGCCGCCTGTTCGCCGGCAGCCTCGCCGCGTTCGTCCTCGCCTCCGCCGCGTGCGGCCTGGCGCCGAACGCCGGCACGCTGATCGCCGCCCGCGCCGCGCAAGGCATCGCGGGCGCGCTGCTGTCCCCGGCCGCGCTCGCGATCCTGCTCGCGACCTTCCGCGAGCGCGGCGAACGCGCCCGGGCCCTCGGCGTCTGGGCCGCGCTGACCGGCCTCGGCGCCGCCACCGGCCTGCTCCTCGGCGGCGCGCTCGTCGAATGGACCGACTGGCGCTGGATCTTCCTGATCAACCTGCCCGTCGGTGCCGTCGCGCTGATCGCCCTGCCCCGGATCATCGCGAGCGACGACCGCGACGCGCCCGCCCGCGTCCCCGACTTCGTCGGCGCCGCGCTCGGCACCCTCGCGGTGCTCCTCCTCGTCTACACCGTCGTCGAGACCGACACCCACCCGTGGACGTCGGGCCGCACGCTGCTCGGCCTCGCGGGCGCGGGCGTCCTCGCGCTGGGCTTCGCGGCGCGGCAGCGCACGGCCGCCGAACCGCTGATCCCGCGCAACCTCCTGCGCGTCCGGCAGATGGTCCTCGCGCAGGTCATGGTGCTGGTCGCGGCAGGCGGGCTGTTCGCGATGTTCTTCTTCCTCACCCTGTACATGCAGAACATCCAGGCGTGGTCGCCGATCCGCACCGGCCTTTCGTACCTGCCCTTCAGCGTCGGCATGGGCATCGCGAGCGCGATCACCGCGAAACTGCTGACCACGCGCGGCCCGGCCGTACCACTGGTGCTGGGCCCCGCCATCGCGGCGGCCGGCATGTGGACGCTCAGCCGCATGGACGCCGCGACGTCGTTCACCGCGCACCTCATGCCCGCGCTGGTCGTCACCGGCCTCGGCCTCGGTATGGCGTTCGTCGCGGTCATCCACGTGGCGACCGGCGGCGCGGGCGAGAGCGACGGCGGCGTCGCGTCGGCGATGGTGACGACCTGCCAGCAGATAGGCGCCGCGATCGGCATCGCGGTGCTGGTCACCCTGGCCACCAACCTTCGCGACGACCGCCTCGCCTCCGGCGCGGACTTCATGACCGCGTCCGTCGACAGCTTCAGCCGCGCCTTCGAGATCCAGGCGGCACTGATGGGCTGCGCGGCCCTCCTCGGCGCCCTCGTCGCCTGGACCGCCCACCGCGCGGGCCCGGCCCCCGAGTCGCCGACCGACGCCCCGGCCCCCAGCGACGGCAAACTCCCCGTGGGCTGA
- a CDS encoding TetR/AcrR family transcriptional regulator has protein sequence MEANGHSAHEPAGSAPPSRRMQLLDAAIRVIAAHGLRGLTHRAVQQEAGLPHGSVTYYFKTRDQLVFGVIDRITELERAQAGQVADELLRAMAVQPFRPDYPRIAELTHAWWSSSRDRQVARYELQLAGTREPRIDAAMRKAAAEFRKLTELVALATGSPNAADDGEVLLTYIDGLMFHFLVETPENPEFLETGIRLAIESLRSVPRTG, from the coding sequence ATGGAAGCGAACGGACACTCGGCTCACGAACCCGCGGGGAGCGCCCCGCCGAGCCGTCGTATGCAGCTGCTCGACGCCGCGATCCGGGTGATCGCGGCCCACGGCCTGCGCGGGCTCACCCATCGGGCGGTGCAGCAGGAGGCGGGGCTGCCGCACGGCTCGGTGACGTACTACTTCAAGACCCGCGACCAGTTGGTGTTCGGCGTCATCGACCGCATCACCGAACTGGAGCGCGCCCAGGCCGGGCAGGTGGCCGACGAGTTGCTGCGCGCGATGGCGGTGCAGCCCTTCCGGCCCGACTATCCGCGCATCGCCGAGCTGACCCACGCCTGGTGGTCGTCCAGCCGGGACCGCCAAGTCGCGCGGTACGAACTGCAGTTGGCGGGTACGCGGGAGCCGCGCATCGATGCGGCGATGCGGAAGGCGGCGGCCGAGTTCCGCAAGCTCACCGAGTTGGTCGCGCTCGCCACCGGGTCACCGAACGCGGCCGACGACGGCGAGGTGCTCCTGACGTACATCGACGGCCTGATGTTCCACTTCCTGGTCGAGACGCCGGAGAACCCGGAGTTCCTGGAGACCGGGATCAGGCTCGCGATCGAGTCGTTGCGGAGCGTGCCGCGCACGGGATGA